One Pygocentrus nattereri isolate fPygNat1 chromosome 23, fPygNat1.pri, whole genome shotgun sequence genomic window carries:
- the nfkbib gene encoding NF-kappa-B inhibitor beta — MEWAHQRFSQDLQSGCRKQDGRPGAEQGRSEIHPEDWCDSGLDSFLDAESESVPERPWPRGFPLDCGGATERQTGECMSLGGGERLDSAIGDSITDEAAVESLSAGMRTVLLGEAEESEGTAGGGGERAGEEEQMSEELWRTLSFVSEDGDTALHLALIHEQWGFVQYLLDLISLNRTWTPYLDIQNDLGQTALHLAVIVDRSECVCALLEAGACAKLQERGGHTPLHLAVREQRTECVRALTSCTCTSPEHLNITNYAGVSVLHLAVQKGRCDIISMLLEAGVNVNQRDQGSGRTPLHWAVESQSCAVVELLLRAGASVDQRSYAGHTPLYCALYRPNTELQALLKSAATSTQEEEEEEEYDDEEDEERESEEEEFDDVIINGQRVL, encoded by the exons ATGGAGTGGGCACATCAGCGGTTCTCCCAGGATCTCCAGAGCGGTTGCAGAAAGCAGGATGGCCGGCCTGGAGCCGAGCAGGGGCGCTCGGAGATCCACCCTGAGGACTGGTGTGACAGCGGGCTGGACTCGTTCCTCGACGCCGAAAGCGAGAGCGTCCCGGAGCGGCCGTGGCCCCGCGGGTTCCCGCTGGACTGCGGAGGAGCCACGGAGAGACAGACCGGGGAGTGCATGTCTCTGGGCGGAGGGGAAAGGCTGGACTCCGCTATCGGGGACTCCATAACAGACGAGGCGGCAGTGGAGAGCCTGTCGGCCGGGATGAGAACCGTGCTGCTGGGAGAGGCCGAGGAGAGCGAGGGGAcagcgggaggaggaggagagagagccgGGGAAGAGGAGCAGATGAGCGAGGAGCTCTGGCGGACTTTGAGCTTCGTGTCGGAGGACGGAGACAC TGCGCTGCACCTGGCGCTGATCCACGAGCAGTGGGGTTTCGTTCAGTACCTGCTGGATCTTATCTCACTCAACCGCACCTGGACACCTTACCTGGACATCCAGAACGATCTTGGACAG acggCTCTGCATCTGGCAGTGATCGTGGACCgaagcgagtgtgtgtgtgcgctgctgGAGGCCGGGGCGTGTGCGAAGCTTCAGGAGAGAGGAGGACACACCCCTCTGCACCTTGCAGTGAGAGAGCAGCGCACGGAGTGTGTGCGAGCGCTCACGTCCTGCACCTGCACCTCGCCTGAACACCTGAACATCACCAACTATGCAG GAGTGAGTGTTCTCCATTTGGCGGTGCAGAAGGGGCGGTGCGATATCATCAGCATGTTGCTGGAGGCTGGAGTTAACGTGAACCAGAGG GATCAGGGTTCTGGACGGACCCCGCTGCACTGGGCAGTGGAGTCTCAGAGTTGTGCTGTAGTCGAGCTATTGCTTAGAGCTGGAGCCTCTGTGGATCAGCGCTCTTATGCTGGGCACACACCTCTGTACTGCGCTCTCTACAGGCCCAACACAGAACTGCAGGCTTTACTGAAATCTGCTGCCACCTCTACccaagaggaagaagaggaggaggagtatgatgatgaagaagatgaggagagagaaagtgaagag GAGGAGTTTGATGACGTTATCATTAATGGACAGCGAGTGCTGTAA